One part of the Phaenicophaeus curvirostris isolate KB17595 chromosome 2, BPBGC_Pcur_1.0, whole genome shotgun sequence genome encodes these proteins:
- the LOC138717858 gene encoding amine sulfotransferase-like → MEPQKEYIFKYKGFYFGLQTTPEYLDTLEDFEINDSDIFLATYPKSGTVWTQNILSLIFYEGHRNGTENVENMDRVPWLEYNIKNTDYSAFPLPRIFATHLPYYLVPRGLRNKRGRVIYVTRNPKDVMTSYYHFSKYMKTLEEIPDLNIFMERFLDGKVLASSWLDHVTGWCSHAKDFNILFLTYEEMKKDLRSAVLKICNFLGKKLSEEELDSVVRQATFENMRKDPRANYENLPADMVAKEKGSFLRKGTVGDWKNTMTVAQNERFDKAIGEKIKMLPIKFTWDLNNEM, encoded by the exons ATGGAGCCacaaaaagaatatatattcaaatataaaggattttattttggtttacaGACTACACCTGAGTATCTAGACACCCTGGAGGATTTTGAAATCAATGACAGTGATATATTTTTAGCTACTTACCCAAAATCAG GAACTGTGTGGACTCAGAACATTTTGAGCTTAATATTTTATGAAGGCCACCGTAATGGAacagaaaatgtggaaaatatgGACAGAGTCCCATGGCTGGAATACAACATAAAAAATACGGATTATTCAGCTTTTCCTCTGCCTCGTATCTTTGCCACTCACCTGCCTTACTACTTAGTGCCAAGAGGCCTGAGAAACAAAAGAGGACGT GTTATTTATGTTACCAGGAACCCTAAGGATGTTATGACTTCTTACTACCACTTCTCCAAATACATGAAAACACTAGAGGAAATACCAGATTTAAACATTTTCATGGAGAGATTTTTAGATGGTAAAg TACTTGCCAGTTCGTGGCTGGATCATGTTACAGGCTGGTGCAGTCATGCAAAGGATTTCAATATACTCTTCCTTACCTAcgaagaaatgaaaaag GATCTCAGAAGTGCTGTGCTGAAGATCTGCAACTTCCTAGGCAAGAAGCTGAGTGAAGAGGAACTGGACAGTGTTGTGAGACAGGCTACATTTGAGAACATGAGAAAAGATCCCAGGGCGAACTATGAGAACCTGCCAGCTGACATGGTAGCGAAAGAAAAGGGCAGTTTTCTACGAAAAG GCACCGTTGGAGACTGGAAAAACACAATGACAGTGGCACAGAATGAAAGGTTTGACAAAGCTATTGGAGAGAAAATTAAGATGCTGCCCATCAAATTCACCTGGGATCTTAACAATGAAATGTAG
- the ZUP1 gene encoding zinc finger-containing ubiquitin peptidase 1, translating to MCSLTCRNFQILEEHVDLHLQEQSFLEAGDIRDLELAQQLQAEEYKQQQSEEDKREREEFRKLQRQYGLDNSGGYKQQFLKDVEREVDKGRMQPFEYHKRKADMMECLALGVDDGRTKTSGVIEALCKYYQNENRDVRRVWLSTGVDHFHSSFGDRGWGCGYRNFQMLLSSLLQNSIYNDCLRDTTLIPSIPKIQSMIEDAWREGFDPHGASHFNNKLHGSKAWIGACEIYSLISSLRIKCQIIDFHKPTGPMGTHPRLFEWVLRYYSTDNEGGAKVVCTSKPPIYLQHQGHSCTVVGIEEKKNKTLCLLLFDPGCPSQEMQKLLKQNSDGTGLKLLRRFLGSLKEKQYQIVAVDGVLSLEEKAARRHASQVLTAEKVP from the exons ATGTGCAGTCTTACCTGTAGAAACTTTCAGATTCTTGAAGAGCACGTGGATTTACACTTACAGGAACAAAGCTTTTTGGAAG CTGGAGACATAAGAGATCTAGAACTGGCTCAACAGCTCCAAGCTGAAGAATATAAACAGCAGCAATCAGAAGAAGACAAGCGAGAGAGGGAAGAATTTAGAAAGCTGCAg AGGCAGTATGGGTTGGATAATTCTGGAGGCTATAAGCAGCAGTTCCTCAAGGATGTGGAAAGGGAAGTTGATAAAGGAAGGATGCAGCCTTTTGAATATCACAAGAGAAAAGCTGATATGATGGAATGTTTGGCTCTTGGTGTAGATGATGGAAGAACAAAGACCTCAG gAGTCATTGAAGCATTGTGCAAGTACTAtcagaatgaaaacagagaCGTGCGTCGTGTATGGCTTTCAACAGGAGTAGATCACTTCCACTCATCTTTTGGCGATAGAGGCTGGGGTTGTGGTTACAGGAATTTCCAAATGCTCCTTTCCTCCCTGTTACAGAACAGCATCTATAATGACTGCTTGCGAG ATACTACACTAATTCCTAGTATACCAAAGATTCAGTCCATGATTGAAGACGCCTGGAGAGAAGGCTTTGATCCTCATGGGGCATCTCACTTCAACAACAAATTACATGGTTCCAAAGCATGGATAGGAGCGTGTGAAATTTATTCACTAATAAGCAGTCTCAGGATAAa GTGTCAAATCATTGACTTTCACAAACCGACTGGCCCTATGGGTACACACCCACGTTTATTCGAGTGGGTTTTGCGTTACTATTCTACTGATAACGAAGGTGGTGCAAAGGTAGTGTGTACTTCCAAACCACCTATCTACTTGCAGCATCAAG gTCATAGTTGTACTGTTGTTGGtatagaagaaaagaagaataaaacctTATGTTTGCTACTATTTGACCCGGGATGTCCTTCGcaagaaatgcagaaactgCTGAAACAGAACAGTGATGGTACTGGCCTCAAACTACTTCGGAGGTTTTTGGGtagcttaaaagaaaagcaataccAGATAGTGGCTGTAGATGGTGTACTCTCTTTGGAAGAGAAAGCT GCTCGCCGCCACGCTTCTCAGGTCTTAACAGCAGAGAAGGTTCCTTAA